Proteins from a single region of Streptococcus mitis:
- a CDS encoding amino acid ABC transporter permease, which produces MNVTTILASDWYQNLMQLIPDGKLFSLRSVFDGIPRIVQQLPTTIMLTIGGALFGLVLALLFAIVKINRVKILYPLQAFFVSFLKGTPILVQLMLTYYGIPLALKALNQQWGTGLNINAIPAAAFAIVAFAFNEAAYASETIRAAILSVNPGEIEAARSLGMTRAQVYRRVIIPNAAVVATPTLINSLIGLTKGTSLAFSAGVVEVFAQAQILGGADYRYFERFISVALVYWVVNIGIESLGRFIERKMAISAPDTVQADVKGDLR; this is translated from the coding sequence ATGAATGTTACAACGATTTTAGCATCAGATTGGTACCAAAACTTGATGCAATTGATTCCAGATGGCAAGCTGTTTAGCCTGCGTTCGGTCTTTGATGGAATTCCAAGAATTGTTCAACAGCTTCCAACAACGATTATGTTGACCATTGGTGGTGCCCTTTTTGGCTTGGTTTTGGCGCTTCTTTTTGCTATTGTGAAAATCAATCGTGTCAAGATTTTATACCCCTTGCAGGCCTTCTTTGTTAGTTTCCTCAAAGGGACACCGATTTTGGTGCAACTCATGTTGACCTACTACGGGATTCCTTTGGCTTTGAAAGCCCTCAATCAGCAATGGGGAACAGGTCTTAATATCAATGCGATTCCAGCTGCTGCTTTTGCGATTGTTGCCTTTGCTTTTAATGAGGCAGCTTATGCGAGTGAAACCATTCGTGCAGCGATTCTCTCAGTTAATCCTGGTGAAATTGAGGCGGCACGCAGTCTGGGAATGACCCGAGCACAAGTTTATCGTCGCGTGATTATTCCAAATGCGGCCGTTGTGGCGACTCCAACCTTGATTAATTCCCTAATCGGCTTGACCAAAGGAACATCTCTAGCCTTTAGTGCGGGTGTTGTGGAAGTCTTTGCCCAAGCTCAGATTTTGGGTGGTGCTGATTACCGCTATTTTGAACGCTTCATATCCGTCGCCCTTGTTTATTGGGTAGTAAATATCGGTATTGAGAGCCTCGGTCGTTTCATCGAGAGAAAAATGGCTATTTCTGCACCCGATACAGTGCAAGCAGATGTGAAAGGAGACCTTCGTTAA
- a CDS encoding amino acid ABC transporter ATP-binding protein, with protein MIKISNLSKSFSGQTVLDHLDLDIQKGEVVALIGSSGAGKSTFLRSLNYLETPDSGSIQIDDFSVDFSKITQEEILALRRKLSMVFQQFNLFERRTALDNVKEGLVVVKKLSDQEATKIAKEELAKVGLSDRENHYPRHLSGGQKQRVALARALAMKPDVLLLDEPTSALDPELVGEVEKSIADAAKSGQTMILVSHDMSFVAQVADKILFLDKGKIIESGTPDEIIHHPKEERTKEFFASYKRTYI; from the coding sequence ATGATTAAGATTTCGAATTTAAGTAAATCCTTTTCAGGACAGACTGTCTTGGATCATCTGGACTTGGATATCCAAAAAGGGGAAGTCGTAGCCTTGATTGGTTCTTCAGGAGCTGGAAAATCAACCTTTTTACGCAGTCTCAATTATCTTGAAACTCCTGACAGTGGCTCTATTCAGATTGATGATTTCTCAGTTGATTTTTCTAAAATCACTCAAGAAGAAATCCTGGCCCTACGCCGTAAGTTGTCTATGGTTTTCCAACAGTTTAATTTGTTTGAACGCCGAACAGCACTTGATAATGTAAAAGAAGGCTTGGTTGTTGTCAAGAAATTGTCTGACCAAGAAGCGACTAAGATTGCCAAGGAAGAGTTGGCTAAGGTTGGGCTTTCGGACCGTGAAAACCATTACCCTCGCCATTTATCAGGTGGACAGAAGCAACGGGTTGCCTTGGCGCGTGCTCTTGCTATGAAACCAGATGTCTTGCTCTTAGACGAACCAACTTCAGCTCTTGACCCAGAATTGGTCGGTGAAGTAGAGAAGTCTATTGCAGATGCTGCTAAGTCAGGTCAAACCATGATTTTGGTCAGTCATGACATGTCCTTTGTAGCCCAAGTGGCTGATAAGATTCTTTTCTTAGATAAGGGGAAAATCATCGAGTCTGGAACACCGGATGAGATTATCCACCATCCTAAAGAAGAACGGACAAAAGAATTCTTCGCTAGTTACAAACGGACTTATATTTGA
- a CDS encoding DUF4059 family protein, translating into MLLQLFSLYFESLILTTILVLIFLGIWIGLRAMSGVDKTAKARQAHLYDMIMIGVLVVPVLSFAVMSLILVFKA; encoded by the coding sequence ATGCTACTGCAACTATTTTCTTTATATTTCGAGAGTTTGATCTTGACCACCATCCTCGTCCTGATTTTTTTAGGGATTTGGATTGGACTGAGAGCCATGTCGGGAGTTGATAAGACTGCTAAGGCTCGCCAAGCCCATCTCTATGATATGATTATGATTGGGGTCTTGGTTGTTCCAGTATTATCCTTTGCGGTTATGAGTTTAATTCTTGTTTTCAAGGCATAA
- the trxB gene encoding thioredoxin-disulfide reductase, translating into MYDTIIIGAGPAGMTAALYAARSNLKVALIEGGLPGGQMNNTSDIENYPGYANISGPELAEKMFEPLENLGVEHIYGYVENVEDHGDFKKVMTDDQTYETRTVIVATGSKHRPLGVPGEEELNSRGVSYCAVCDGAFFRDQDLLVVGGGDSAVEEALFLTRFAKTVTIVHRRDQLRAQKVLQDRAFANEKISFIWDSVVKEIKGENRVESVVFENVKTGQVTEQAFGGVFIYVGLDPLSDFVKGLNIQNQAGWIVTDNHMKTAVDGIFAVGDVRLKDLRQVTTAVGDGAIAGQEAYKFITEHS; encoded by the coding sequence ATGTACGATACTATTATTATCGGTGCTGGTCCTGCAGGAATGACTGCAGCCTTGTATGCTGCTCGAAGCAATCTCAAAGTAGCCTTGATTGAAGGTGGTCTGCCAGGTGGTCAGATGAATAATACATCGGATATCGAAAATTACCCAGGATACGCTAATATTAGTGGACCTGAATTGGCTGAAAAGATGTTTGAACCACTTGAAAATCTTGGTGTTGAGCATATTTATGGTTATGTTGAAAATGTCGAAGACCATGGTGATTTTAAGAAAGTGATGACTGATGACCAAACATACGAAACACGTACAGTTATCGTAGCGACTGGTTCAAAACACCGTCCTTTGGGAGTACCTGGAGAAGAAGAACTGAACAGTCGTGGTGTTTCTTACTGTGCCGTGTGTGATGGTGCTTTCTTCCGTGACCAAGATTTGTTGGTAGTTGGTGGCGGAGATTCAGCTGTTGAAGAAGCCCTCTTCTTGACTCGTTTTGCTAAGACTGTTACCATTGTTCATCGTCGTGACCAACTTCGTGCTCAAAAAGTTTTACAAGACCGCGCCTTTGCGAATGAGAAAATCAGCTTTATCTGGGATTCTGTAGTGAAGGAAATCAAGGGCGAAAACCGAGTAGAATCTGTCGTTTTTGAAAATGTGAAAACAGGTCAAGTGACAGAACAAGCCTTCGGTGGCGTCTTTATCTATGTTGGTTTGGACCCTCTTAGCGATTTTGTTAAAGGATTGAATATCCAAAATCAGGCTGGCTGGATTGTGACAGATAACCACATGAAAACTGCGGTTGATGGTATCTTTGCCGTTGGAGATGTTCGCTTGAAAGACCTTCGCCAAGTAACAACAGCAGTTGGAGATGGAGCTATCGCTGGTCAAGAAGCTTATAAGTTTATCACCGAACATAGTTAA
- the rlmB gene encoding 23S rRNA (guanosine(2251)-2'-O)-methyltransferase RlmB, which translates to MKTNDIVYGVHAVTEALLANTGNKLYLQEDLRGKNVEKVKELATEKKVSISWTSKKSLSEMTEGAVHQGFVLRVSEFAYSELDQILAKTRQEENPLLLILDGLTDPHNLGSILRTADATNVSGVIIPKHRAVGVTPVVAKTATGAIEHVPIARVTNLSQTLDKLKDEGFWTFGTDMNGTPCHKWNTKGKIALIIGNEGKGISSNIKKQVDEMITIPMNGHVQSLNASVAAAILMYEVFRNRL; encoded by the coding sequence ATGAAAACAAATGATATTGTCTATGGCGTCCACGCCGTTACCGAAGCTCTCCTTGCAAACACAGGAAACAAACTTTACCTCCAAGAAGATCTCCGAGGTAAGAATGTTGAGAAAGTCAAGGAACTAGCTACAGAAAAGAAGGTCTCCATTTCTTGGACCTCAAAAAAATCCCTCTCTGAGATGACTGAAGGTGCTGTCCACCAAGGTTTTGTTCTACGAGTGTCCGAATTTGCCTATAGTGAGCTGGACCAAATCCTTGCCAAAACACGCCAAGAAGAAAATCCTTTGCTATTAATTCTGGATGGCTTAACCGACCCTCACAACTTAGGCTCCATCTTAAGAACAGCCGATGCGACCAATGTTTCAGGAGTCATCATTCCCAAGCACCGTGCTGTCGGAGTTACTCCTGTCGTTGCCAAAACAGCCACAGGTGCTATTGAGCACGTTCCAATTGCTCGAGTGACCAATCTGAGCCAAACTCTAGACAAACTCAAGGATGAAGGATTCTGGACCTTTGGAACAGATATGAATGGGACTCCTTGCCACAAGTGGAATACAAAAGGGAAAATTGCCCTCATCATCGGAAATGAAGGAAAAGGCATCTCTAGCAACATCAAAAAACAGGTTGATGAGATGATTACCATTCCGATGAATGGACATGTTCAAAGTCTCAATGCCAGTGTTGCTGCAGCCATTCTCATGTACGAAGTTTTTCGAAATAGACTATAA